In Tubulanus polymorphus chromosome 2, tnTubPoly1.2, whole genome shotgun sequence, a single window of DNA contains:
- the LOC141900871 gene encoding uncharacterized protein LOC141900871: protein MDNDETFGTSQDDVDRATLSETFLSDAGSILTDAGYMSDLDKHSESATTPYRSRFTTDENIRTYASTISNDTNIFSIERTEYFLVAERIWLSTDGSAVDFSGLTAPDERNFENQIEDVLGQLNPSFHLNSSQFRLNDYDGLPVNSMINDIALTGLIGATSADYDIEPDQDIRERKASISRHSQTSPSTDDERMEVDKFRGSRRTPIWRSSFDATSRDTMPPDSPIAYCLDEPPPMWSPDERDKASRYRRKRKMSAHLNSFQKFTDKQIILMTTTAGLLRDRLTGENMRSLLHGLNASIRDSHFDIRRYPNNIFARSYCEMCEENIEVPPELTSLISFDTETGHLCRHKYVLLKEVGSLLRGVCSGCKGIGAVWDEMSVDMGVGSKNEAFVIDAVPDNTHRSLDRVRCIPRDLDESIDFLREEIRVLTIKNVSAHHLIVLRRRLYDCLLIRAARQRRLKSALSGIWCIAYNTIFTLTPLTIQR, encoded by the exons atggataatGACGAAACATTCGGTACATCTCAAGATGACGTTGACCGTGCAACATTATCGGAAACCTTTTTATCGGACGCTGGTAGCATACTGACCGATGCCGGTTACATGAGCGATCTTGACAAACATAGCGAGAGCGCCACTACTCCTTACCGCAGTCGCTTTACAACAGACGAAAACATACGAACGTATGCGTCTACGATAAGCAACGATACGAACATTTTTTCGATTGAAAGAACCGAATATTTCCTAGTCGCTGAGAGGATATGGCTCAGCACAGATGGCAGTGCCGTTGACTTTTCGGGGCTCACTGCACCAGACGAGAGGAATTTCGAAAACCAGATCGAAGATGTTCTCGGGCAGTTAAATCCATCGTTCCATTTAAATTCCAGTCAATTTAGGTTAAACGACTACGATGGTTTACCAGTGAATTCTATGATAAACGATATCGCGTTGACCGGATTGATCGGTGCAACGTCAGCGGATTATGATATAGAACCGGATCAGGATATACGGGAACGAAAAGCATCGATTTCGCGACATTCGCAGACGAGTCCGTCTACAGACGACGAGAGAATGGAAGTTGATAAATTCCGCGGAAGCCGCCGAACCCCTATTTGGAGAAGTAGCTTCGATGCTACGAGTAGGGACACGATGCCGCCAGACTCGCCTATCGCGTATTGTCTCGACGAACCACCCCCGATGTGGAGTCCCGACGAAAGAGATAAAGCATCGCGATACCGCAGAAAGCGTAAAATGTCCGCTCATTTAAATTCGTTTCAAAAGTTCACTGACAAGCAGATTATATTAATGACAACCACAGCCGGATTGTTGAGAGATCGGTTAACGGGAGAAAATATGCGATCGCTTTTACATGGTTTGAACGCTTCAATTCGTGACAGCCATTTTGATATACGACGGTATCCCAACAACATCTTTGCCAGATCTTATTGCGAGATGTGCGAAGAAAATATAGAGGTACCGCCGGAATTGACCTCCCTAATTTCTTTTGATACGGAAACGGGGCATTTATGTAGGCATAAATATGTTCTTCTCAAAGAGGTAGGCTCTTTACTGCGAGGTGTATGTAGTGGTTGTAAAGGTATCGGCGCTGTTTGGGATGAAATGTCGGTGGACATGGGGGTCGGTTCTAAAAATGAAGCTTTCGTTATCGACGCTGTACCGGACAACACTCACCGGTCGCTGGACAGGGTGAGATGCATCCCACGTGACCTTGATGAGTCAATCGATTTCCTCCGCGAAGAGATACGTGTTTTAACCATCAAAAACGTG agtGCTCATCATCTGATAGTGTTACGGCGGCGCTTATATGATTGCCTCCTTATTCGAGCGGCTCGACAACGCCGACTGAAATCGGCTCTTAGCGGAATTTGGTGCATCGCTTACAACACGATATTCACCTTAACGCCTTTGACGATACAGCGATGA
- the LOC141900872 gene encoding serine protease HTRA2, mitochondrial-like isoform X2 — protein sequence MHAVQCCHHKVNNNMAAPRANKFLKIFSYFPKLAGSSGERVHSSNRSNRIFQQIVRSKYERNRKSIKFAALVGAGTAAACAISHYYFDNFHDGDGNRTGFIPRVTAAEVYNTDVHDPPIPVSRRSQFNFIADTVKMVSPAVVFIDIQGRHPYSGEMHTVSNGSGFIVREDGLILTNAHVVANRKHVCVTLQDGRKFEGHVQAVDPVTDLATVKINATGMQAMKLGHSSEVRPGEWVIAMGSPFTLNNTVTAGIISTVGRGSKELGMHFRDMEYIQTDAVINFGNSGGPLVNLDGEAIGINTMKVTTGISFAIPSDYAKDFLERAEKLEHRSKIKSPKSWFGGSSSLAPKRRYMGVTMLTLNPNIILELQNRMDIPDVTEGVLIHKVVIGSPAHRSGMRPGDILIQINGASVRSAKDVYKATAEHSEMDVTLVRGHQKIILKIKPEDMN from the exons ATGCAtgccgtacagtgctgccatcacaaagttaataacaatatggCCGCGCCCAGGGCAAATAAGTTTCTAaagatattttcttattttccgAAGCTCGCTGGCTCATCGGGTGAGCGGGTTCATTCGTCAAACAGATCTAATCGTATTTTCCAACAAATTGTACGATCTAAATACGAACGTAATCGTAAATCGATTAAATTCGCCGCCCTGGTAGGCGCGGGAACAGCAGCGGCGTGTGCCATCAGTCATTATTACTTCGACAACTTTCATGACGGGGACGGCAACCGAACTGGGTTTATTCCACGGGTAACTGCTGCTGAGGTGTACAACACAGATGTTCACGATCCACCAATTCCAGTTAGTCGTAGATCCCAGTTTAACTTCATTGCTGACACTGTAAAGATGGTTTCTCCTGCTGTTGTATTTATTGACATTCAAGGAAG acaCCCATATTCCGGGGAAATGCATACGGTATCAAATGGTTCTGGATTCATTGTCCGTGAAGATGGTTTAATTTTAACAAATGCCCATGTCGTAGCCAATCGTAAACACGTTTGTGTAACATTGCAAGATGGAAGGAAATTTGAAGGACATGTGCAAGCAGTAGACCCTGTTACTGATCTTGCAACAGTAAAAATTAATGCT ACTGGAATGCAGGCTATGAAACTGGGGCATTCATCAGAAGTTCGACCTGGAGAATGGGTTATCGCTATGGGCAGCCCCTTTACATTAAACAATACAGTTACAGCTGGCATTATTAGCACAGTTGGCAGAGGAAGTAAAGAATTAGGGATGCATTTCAGGGACATGGAGTACATTCAAACGGATGCAGTTATCAAT tttGGAAATTCTGGTGGCCCTCTAGTCAACTTGGATGGTGAAGCTATTGGAATTAATACAATGAAAGTCACTACTGGAATATCATTTGCAATCCCTTCTGATTATGCAAAAGATTTCCTGGAAAGAGCTGAAAAACTAGAGCATAGAAGTAAGATAA AATCTCCGAAGTCCTGGTTTGGTGGCTCGTCATCATTAGCTCCAAAACGTAGATACATGGGTGTAACAATGCTTACACTTAATCCTAATATCATTCTTGAACTACAAAACAGAATGGATATTCCTGATGTAACGGAAGGTGTTCTTATTCATAAGGTTGTGATTGGTTCACCCGCTCATCG TAGTGGTATGCGTCCAGGAGATATATTAATACAAATCAATGGTGCTTCTGTGAGGTCGGCGAAAGATGTGTACAAAGCAACTGCTGAACACTCCGAAATGGATGTGACTCTAGTTCGTGGGCATCAAAAGATCATTCTTAAGATTAAACCAGAGGATATGAATTAG
- the LOC141898910 gene encoding uncharacterized protein LOC141898910 yields the protein MTKIFGKTEEKLAEILLVDESSRTLETVQPFSTLIDALFTKFEYLRQLDQQLMDEIADETELTNTIVESDDYLTEIQIKLGRFKLNLDNLLAKIPKPQSLNESVSTINRSSTTSTGSKKVNLPKLALPNFDGDILKWSTFYDNFISAVDSDPHLDDIQKFQYLVAQLTDEAARTIEGLQITSANYKEALTILVERYGQPHKIVNAYIRALLDLQPPQDHESLREFYDSLETYIRGLRALGKSEDAFGDILVPVVFDKLPSPVKTQISREHGDRAWTLKELRDAIRKEIQATQAGASCVNFDNEKLSALHISTKTRKNPASKNNSCAFCKGPHTAFSCDIIVNPKKRQDIIKANRKCYNCFGNHMVTACQSKYRCKVCKGKHHTAIHIDRNTDTHIESKYIHVNIAPTSSPVLLKSAIGQINYGSNSTTVNILFDEGAQCSFITKKSVNELGVRLDKFEKQDAKLVYVH from the exons ATGACGAAGATTTTCGGAAAAACGGAAGAAAAACTAGCAgagattctactcgtcgatgAAAGTTCAAGAACTCTGGAAACTGTTCAACCGTTCTCCACTTTAATCGACGCGCTGTTCACAAAATTCGAATATTTACGACAATTAGACCAACAATTAATGGATGAAATCGCTGATGAAACCGAGTTAACTAACACTATAGTTGAATCAGATGATTATCTCACTGAGATACAAATCAAACTCGGTCGATTCAAACTGAACTTGGATAATCTACTAGCGAAGATACCAAAACCACAATCGCTAAACGAATCTGTAAGTACCATCAATCGAAGCAGTACTACCTCAACCGGCAGTAAAAAAGTCAATCTACCAAAATTGGCTCTCCCAAATTTCGATGGTGACATTTTGAAATGGTCTACTTTCTACGATAATTTCATCTCAGCCGTCGATAGCGATCCGCATTTGGACGATATCCAGAAGTTTCAATATTTAGTCGCACAACTCACTGACGAAGCAGCGCGTACCATAGAAGGTCTGCAAATAACTAGCGCTAACTACAAAGAAGCTCTGACGATCTTAGTAGAAAGATACGGTCAACCTCACAAGATCGTGAACGCGTACATCAGAGCTTTATTAGATTTGCAGCCACCGCAGGATCACGAGAGTCTACGCGAATTTTACGATTCTTtggaaacatatattcgaGGATTGCGCGCGCTCGGGAAATCGGAAGATGCGTTCGGTGACATACTCGTTCCGGTAGTCTTCGATAAGCTACCGAGTCCCGTCAAAACACAAATTTCACGGGAGCACGGAGACCGCGCCTGGACACTTAAAGAACTACGCGACGCGATCCGAAAGGAAATACAAGCTACACAGGCAGGAGCGAGCTGCGTCAACTtcgataatgaaaaattatccGCTCTTCATATAagcactaaaacgaggaaaAATCCGGCCTCGAAAAACAACAGTTGCGCGTTCTGCAAGGGTCCACATACGGCGTTCTCATGCGATATAATCGTTAACCCAAAAAAGCGACAAGACATCATAAAGGCAAATCGTAAGTGTTATAACTGTTTTGGCAATCACATGGTAACAGCTTGCCAATCGAAATATCGTTGTAAGGTTTGCAAAGGCAAACACCACACTGCTATTCATATAGATCGAAATACTGATACGcatattgaatcaaaatatattcatgtcAATATAGCTCCAACTTCAAGTCCTGTTCTCTTGAAATCGGCTAttggtcaaataaattatgGTTCGAATTCGACCACGGTAAATATCTTGTTTGACGAAGGAGCGCAGTGCTCATTCATCACTAAAAAGTCGGTAAATGAATTAGGTGTCCGATTGGACAAATTTGAAAAGCAAGAT GCGAAATTGGTTTACGTGCATTAG
- the LOC141900872 gene encoding serine protease HTRA2, mitochondrial-like isoform X1 has protein sequence MHAVQCCHHKVNNNMAAPRANKFLKIFSYFPKLAGSSGERVHSSNRSNRIFQQIVRSKYERNRKSIKFAALVGAGTAAACAISHYYFDNFHDGDGNRTGFIPRVTAAEVYNTDVHDPPIPVSRRSQFNFIADTVKMVSPAVVFIDIQGRHPYSGEMHTVSNGSGFIVREDGLILTNAHVVANRKHVCVTLQDGRKFEGHVQAVDPVTDLATVKINATGMQAMKLGHSSEVRPGEWVIAMGSPFTLNNTVTAGIISTVGRGSKELGMHFRDMEYIQTDAVINFGNSGGPLVNLDGEAIGINTMKVTTGISFAIPSDYAKDFLERAEKLEHRKSPKSWFGGSSSLAPKRRYMGVTMLTLNPNIILELQNRMDIPDVTEGVLIHKVVIGSPAHRSGMRPGDILIQINGASVRSAKDVYKATAEHSEMDVTLVRGHQKIILKIKPEDMN, from the exons ATGCAtgccgtacagtgctgccatcacaaagttaataacaatatggCCGCGCCCAGGGCAAATAAGTTTCTAaagatattttcttattttccgAAGCTCGCTGGCTCATCGGGTGAGCGGGTTCATTCGTCAAACAGATCTAATCGTATTTTCCAACAAATTGTACGATCTAAATACGAACGTAATCGTAAATCGATTAAATTCGCCGCCCTGGTAGGCGCGGGAACAGCAGCGGCGTGTGCCATCAGTCATTATTACTTCGACAACTTTCATGACGGGGACGGCAACCGAACTGGGTTTATTCCACGGGTAACTGCTGCTGAGGTGTACAACACAGATGTTCACGATCCACCAATTCCAGTTAGTCGTAGATCCCAGTTTAACTTCATTGCTGACACTGTAAAGATGGTTTCTCCTGCTGTTGTATTTATTGACATTCAAGGAAG acaCCCATATTCCGGGGAAATGCATACGGTATCAAATGGTTCTGGATTCATTGTCCGTGAAGATGGTTTAATTTTAACAAATGCCCATGTCGTAGCCAATCGTAAACACGTTTGTGTAACATTGCAAGATGGAAGGAAATTTGAAGGACATGTGCAAGCAGTAGACCCTGTTACTGATCTTGCAACAGTAAAAATTAATGCT ACTGGAATGCAGGCTATGAAACTGGGGCATTCATCAGAAGTTCGACCTGGAGAATGGGTTATCGCTATGGGCAGCCCCTTTACATTAAACAATACAGTTACAGCTGGCATTATTAGCACAGTTGGCAGAGGAAGTAAAGAATTAGGGATGCATTTCAGGGACATGGAGTACATTCAAACGGATGCAGTTATCAAT tttGGAAATTCTGGTGGCCCTCTAGTCAACTTGGATGGTGAAGCTATTGGAATTAATACAATGAAAGTCACTACTGGAATATCATTTGCAATCCCTTCTGATTATGCAAAAGATTTCCTGGAAAGAGCTGAAAAACTAGAGCATAGAA AATCTCCGAAGTCCTGGTTTGGTGGCTCGTCATCATTAGCTCCAAAACGTAGATACATGGGTGTAACAATGCTTACACTTAATCCTAATATCATTCTTGAACTACAAAACAGAATGGATATTCCTGATGTAACGGAAGGTGTTCTTATTCATAAGGTTGTGATTGGTTCACCCGCTCATCG TAGTGGTATGCGTCCAGGAGATATATTAATACAAATCAATGGTGCTTCTGTGAGGTCGGCGAAAGATGTGTACAAAGCAACTGCTGAACACTCCGAAATGGATGTGACTCTAGTTCGTGGGCATCAAAAGATCATTCTTAAGATTAAACCAGAGGATATGAATTAG
- the LOC141898909 gene encoding uncharacterized protein LOC141898909: protein MVKRLSPELRQKYNAIIAEQLSREFIEIVENDDKSQGHYIPHHSVKKESITTPIRIVYDCSCKQGDNPSLNDCLESGPSLINDLVQILIRFRTNNVAFTSDIEKAFLNVKLGENDRNFTKFLWLSDPTDPDSPFKVYRFKSVLFGSTSSPFILNSVVKTHLQSENTEISIDMQSNIYVDNVLSGCHNAKKAIEYFEEATNTMSRGGFILRSWATNDPELRSLIKQQAMGENNEIVNVVGLQWDTISDTLQFSKAIKDPAMCTQSVSDHNTLDSE, encoded by the exons ATGGTTAAACGCTTGTCTCCAGAACTGAGGCAGAAATATAATGCGATAATAGCAGAGCAACTTTCACGCGAATTTATTGAGATAGTAGAAAATGATGACAAGAGCCAGGGCCATTACATACCCCACCACTCGGTTAAAAAGGAATCAATCACAACACCGATTAGAATTGTTTATGATTGTAGTTGTAAACAAGGAGATAATCCTAGTTTGAACGACTGTCTCGAAAGCGGTCCTTCATTAATAAATGATCTTGTGCAGATATTAATCCGCTTTCGCACGAATAACGTCGCATTTAcaagtgatattgaaaaggcatttttaaATGTAAAACTCGGTGAAAACgatagaaatttcacaaaatttctATGGCTATCAGATCCTACGGATCCCGATAGTCCCTTCAAGGTCTATCGTTTCAAATCAGTACTTTTCGGGTCCACTAGCTCACCATTCATCTTAAATTCTGTAGTGAAAACGCATCTACAGTCCGAAAATACAGAAATCTCAATCGATATGCAATCAAACATATACGTCGATAACGTTCTCAGTGGCTGTCATAACGCTAAAAAagcaattgaatattttgaagaagccACGAATACTATGAGCAGGGGTGGATTTATTTTGAGGTCATGGGCTACAAACGACCCAGAACTAAGATCGTTGATAAAACAACAGGCAATGGGTGAGAATAATGAAATCGTCAATGTCGTAGGGTTACAATGGGATACGATTAGTGATACTCTTCAGTTTTCAAAGGCCATAAAAGACCCAGCTATGTGCACTCAGTCTGTG TCAGATCACAATACATTGGATTCGGAGTGA